A single window of Acanthopagrus latus isolate v.2019 chromosome 1, fAcaLat1.1, whole genome shotgun sequence DNA harbors:
- the LOC119026787 gene encoding CCN family member 1-like translates to MAFLIYLTLLTTAVITQVTASCPAVCECPGEPRLCPPGVSAVPDGCGCCKVCAAQLNQDCSPVRPCDHHKGLECNYGNDVTMAWGICRAKSEGRTCEYNGRIYQNGESFRAGCKHQCSCIDGAVGCAPLCSNKLPPASPSCPYPRLVRIPGQCCFSVDCHKGTWRLPHKHQVPPAQQHLPTPQHHPAPDDELANELAEVKSSGWENEHGFKHLPEWNHLKEKKCPVQTTEWSQCSRSCGMGVSSRITNKNPQCKLERETRICTVRPCQGLTAPTKKGKKCTPAQKAPEPTRLSYGECVSVRLYRPNYCGACTDGRCCSPRRTRTVPVTFVCPDGERFQRSAMFIQSCKCSDDCGHLNEVALPPQHWMYGDTHKFID, encoded by the exons ATGGCGTTTCTGATCTACCTGACGCTCCTGACAACAGCCGTCATCACACAG GTGACTGCTAGCTGCCCAGCGGTGTGTGAGTGCCCCGGCGAGCCTCGGCTGTGTCCTCCAGGAGTGAGCGCCGTGCCAGATGGATGTGGCTGCTGCAAGGTGTGCGCCGCGCAGCTTAACCAGGACTGCAGCCCCGTGAGGCCTTGCGACCACCACAAAGGGCTGGAGTGTAATTACGGCAATGACGTGACCATGGCCTGGGGCATCTGTCGAG CAAAATCAGAGGGACGCACATGCGAGTACAATGGCAGGATCTACCAAAATGGCGAGAGCTTCCGCGCCGGCTGCAAACACCAGTGTTCCTGCATCGACGGCGCTGTCGGCTGCGCTCCTCTATGTAGCAACAAGCTGCCCCCAGCCTCACCATCCTGCCCCTACCCACGACTGGTCAGGATACCAGGGCAGTGCTGCTTCAGCGTCGACTGCCATAAGGGCACCTGGCGGCTCCCACATAAGCATCag GTGCCTCCAGCACAACAACACCTGCCCACACCTCAGCATCATCCTGCCCCTGACGACGAGCTCGCCAACGAGCTCGCCGAAGTCAAGTCCAGCGGCTGGGAGAATGAACACGGCTTCAAGCACCTGCCTG AGTGGAACCACTTGAAAGAGAAGAAGTGTCCGGTCCAGACCACTGAGTGGTCCCAGTGCTCCCGCAGCTGTGGGATGGGCGTGTCTTCTCGTATCACCAACAAGAATCCCCAGTGcaagctggagagagagacgagaaTCTGCACCGTGCGGCCGTGCCAGGGCCTAACTGCCCCCACCAAG AAAGGGAAGAAGTGCACCCCAGCCCAGAAAGCCCCAGAGCCCACTCGCCTGTCCTATGGGGAATGTGTGAGCGTCCGCCTCTACCGGCCCAACTACTGCGGCGCGTGCACGGACGGACGGTGCTGCTCGCCACGGCGCACACGCACCGTCCCCGTGACCTTCGTCTGCCCGGACGGCGAGCGTTTCCAGAGGTCGGCCATGTTCATCCAGTCATGTAAATGCAGCGACGACTGCGGCCACCTGAATGAAGTGGCCCTCCCGCCACAACACTGGATGTATGGAGATACACACAAGTTCATAGACTAG
- the LOC119026750 gene encoding ATP-dependent RNA helicase DDX39A, which produces MAETDVDNELLDYEEDEEPQGAPESGTPASKKEVKGSYVSIHSSGFRDFLLKPELLRAIVDCGFEHPSEVQHECIPQAILGMDILCQAKSGMGKTAVFVLATLQQIEPVDGQVSVLVMCHTRELAFQISKEYERFSKYMPTVKVSVFFGGMAIKKDEEVLKKNCPHIVVGTPGRTLALIAHKSLNLKNIKHFVLDECDKMLEQLDMRRDVQEIFRLTPHEKQVMMFSATLSKEIRPVCRKFMQDPMEVFVDDETKLTLHGLQQYYCKLKDSEKNRKLFDLLDVLEFNQVVIFVKSVHRCVALSQLLVEQNFPAIAIHRGMAQEERLSRYQQFKDFQRRILVATNLFGRGMDIERVNIVFNYDMPEDSDTYLHRVARAGRFGTKGLAITFVSDETDAKTLNDVQDRFEVNVAELPEEIDISSYIEQSR; this is translated from the exons ATGGCAGAGACTGACGTTGATAATGAACTTCTGGACtatgaggaagatgaggagccCCAGGGAGCCCCTGAGAGTGGGACCCCCGCAAGCAAGAAGGAGGTTAAGGGGTCCTATGTATCCATCCACAGCTCGGGCTTCAGGGACTTTCTTCTCAAACCAGAGCTGCTTCGTGCCATTGTCGACTGTGGTTTTGAGCATCCCTCAGAAG ttcAACATGAGTGCATTCCCCAAGCTATCCTGGGCATGGACATCTTGTGTCAGGCCAAGTCTGGTATGGGAAAGACGGCAGTGTTTGTACTGGCCACCCTGCAGCAGATAGAACCTGTGGATGGTCAG GTGTCTGTCCTTGTAATGTGCCACACACGAGAGTTGGCCTTCCAGATCAGCAAAGAGTACGAGCGCTTCTCCAAGTACATGCCCACTGTCAAGGTCTCTGTGTTCTTCGGTGGCATGGCTATTAAGAAGGACGAGGAGGTCCTGAAGAAGAATTGCCCTCACATTGTCGTCGGAACTCCGGGACGTACCCTGGCCCTAATCGCCCACAAGAGCCTCAACTTGAAGAACATTAAACACTTTGTGCTTGACGAGTGTGACAAGATGTTGGAGCAGCTGG aCATGAGGCGTGACGTCCAGGAAATTTTCAGGCTGACACCCCATGAGAAGCAGGTTATGATGTTCAGTGCAACGCTAAGCAAGGAGATCCGCCCAGTGTGCCGCAAGTTCATGCAGGAT CCCATGGAAGTGTTTGTCGATGACGAGACAAAGCTGACTCTCCACGGCTTACAGCAGTATTACTGCAAGTTGAAGGACAGTGAGAAGAACCGAAAGCTCTTCGACTTGCTTGATGTGCTCGAGTTCAACCAG GTGGTGATTTTTGTCAAGTCAGTGCATCGCTGCGTGGCTCTTTctcagctgctggtggagcagaATTTCCCGGCTATTGCCATCCACAGAGGCATGGCACAGGAGGAGCG GTTATCCCGTTACCAGCAGTTTAAAGACTTCCAGCGGCGGATCCTGGTTGCCACCAACCTGTTTGGCCGGGGCATGGACATTGAGCGAGTCAACATCGTCTTCAACTACGACATGCCAGAGGATTCCGACACATACCTTCACAGA GTGGCCCGTGCCGGCAGGTTTGGTACCAAAGGCCTGGCCATCACTTTTGTGTCTGACGAGACTGACGCTAAAACCCTGAATGATGTCCAAGACCGGTTCGAGGTCAACGTAGCAGAGCTACCAGAGGAGATCGATATCTCCTCCTACA TTGAACAGTCCAGATGA